From Drosophila yakuba strain Tai18E2 chromosome 2L, Prin_Dyak_Tai18E2_2.1, whole genome shotgun sequence, one genomic window encodes:
- the LOC26535749 gene encoding uncharacterized protein LOC26535749: MFTFCHVCQPSVEVGGLLLMTRNMFCCICSINIPSQPKMSSEHIVDVAQTGLSRTHPSK; encoded by the coding sequence ATGTTCACCTTCTGCCATGTTTGCCAACCCTCCGTGGAAGTCGGGGGACTCCTCCTAATGACTCGGAATATGTTTTGCTGTATTTGTAGCATTAACATTCCTTCGCAGCCGAAAATGTCTTCGGAACACATAGTGGATGTTGCGCAAACAGGCTTAAGTAGAACTCATCCGAGTAAGTAG
- the LOC26536380 gene encoding girdin: protein MRKYIVLFAFLVILKTSLCFNERLETIVHSYGQLIEAKEQELMMLEMELSVLQKNLDEIKTNSANILELDQLRKNLMEKEEQLMICESNAKNQSAPGLWNTVKEIIKPKLEEKLKFLSANNVEANAKTMSKQEEANESSTWDWKDIPRQIVLYYTGN from the coding sequence atgaGGAAATATATAGtacttttcgcttttttggtGATTCTGAAAACGAGCTTGTGTTTCAATGAGAGACTGGAAACTATTGTCCATTCATATGGTCAGCTAATTGAAGCAAAGGAACAGGAACTGATGATGCTGGAGATGGAGCTCAGCGTCTTGCAAAAGAATTTGgatgaaattaaaacaaatagtGCGAATATCTTGGAGTTGGACCAACTAAGGAAGAATCTGATGGAAAAAGAGGAACAACTCATGATCTGCGAGAGCAACGCCAAGAATCAGAGCGCTCCAGGACTCTGGAATACAGTGAAGGAAATCATAAAGCCAAAACTGGAGGAAAAACTAAAGTTCTTGAGTGCAAACAATGTGGAAGCCAACGCAAAAACTATGAGCAAACAAGAGGAAGCCAATGAAAGCAGCACATGGGATTGGAAAGATATTCCCCGCCAGATAGTCCTTTATTATACAGGAAACTGA